A stretch of Candidatus Obscuribacterales bacterium DNA encodes these proteins:
- a CDS encoding YbjN domain-containing protein yields MTVYQEDVSETMNQTTLSTSYVDVIETVISSLEEDQSAMVSHTDDGDLWKFQYGTVEVFVLLTGNKEDDLFKVWATVMDLPAKDEPGLMRRLLEKNWSETLEASFGIVNQQVVVLASRTVDDLSPAEISRNITIVATIADENDEILKEEFGG; encoded by the coding sequence ATGACAGTCTATCAAGAAGATGTGTCTGAAACCATGAACCAGACGACTCTCTCGACCAGCTATGTAGATGTAATTGAAACTGTCATCTCTAGCCTAGAGGAAGACCAGAGCGCGATGGTTAGCCATACTGACGATGGCGACCTATGGAAGTTTCAGTACGGCACAGTGGAAGTCTTTGTGTTGCTCACGGGCAACAAGGAAGATGATCTGTTCAAAGTGTGGGCCACGGTTATGGATCTTCCCGCCAAGGATGAGCCAGGGCTGATGCGCAGACTGCTGGAAAAGAACTGGTCTGAAACCCTAGAAGCCAGCTTTGGCATTGTCAATCAGCAGGTAGTGGTGTTAGCTAGCCGCACGGTTGACGATCTCTCACCAGCAGAAATTTCCCGCAATATCACCATTGTGGCAACCATTGCCGACGAGAACGACGAAATACTCAAGGAAGAGTTTGGCGGTTAG
- the lnt gene encoding apolipoprotein N-acyltransferase encodes MKPTTVPTKTERSSSSWYSRLWRWLWLHNLLIVAAIGGLVMGLTPVPVGMYGLAWVAIAPLWWVVYQRSLRPDSIVSNLRQAAALGLAWGVGYHGLALAWITGVHPMTWMGVPWLASITIALVCWLIITLWGAGITVVWAIAQTLILRQLQPRPWLSILWGVVLWCAIEWIWSRGVLYWSAIAYSQSPYNLLLLHLGQISGPWTITAVLVGVNGALAYAVIAWRSPHSRPAARTYGLGAIALLISAHLIGGWLYIQPLQDDPAAALKVGIIQGNIPNTIKLYDEGWRRAIEGYTTGYETLSEQGVDVVLTPETALPTVWTSPRHTRTSLYQAVVKQQTPIWLGAFGGEGGDIANSLFTVLGDGRTYSEYRKARLVPLGEYIPFERWLGGLINRLSPLDARMIAGDIRPRFETPWGLMTVGICYESAFPQHFQQQTAQGGQLILTASNNAHYAESMPTQHHAQDVMRAIESDRWAVRATNTGYSGIVDAHGHTLWMSDINTYELHAHTVYRRQTRTLYVRWGNWLTPVLGLGAIALSLWDLGNRTRLPFRF; translated from the coding sequence ATGAAACCAACGACTGTCCCGACTAAGACTGAACGATCCTCTAGCTCATGGTACAGCCGCCTTTGGCGTTGGCTCTGGCTCCATAACCTCCTGATTGTTGCGGCGATCGGGGGGCTGGTGATGGGGCTGACGCCGGTTCCAGTGGGTATGTATGGGCTAGCTTGGGTAGCGATCGCCCCCCTTTGGTGGGTGGTGTATCAGCGATCGCTGCGGCCAGACTCCATCGTCTCCAACCTCCGCCAGGCCGCTGCCCTAGGTCTAGCCTGGGGCGTAGGCTATCACGGCCTAGCCCTAGCCTGGATCACCGGCGTGCATCCCATGACCTGGATGGGCGTACCTTGGCTGGCCAGTATCACCATCGCCCTTGTCTGCTGGCTGATCATTACCCTCTGGGGGGCAGGAATCACCGTCGTGTGGGCAATCGCTCAAACCTTAATCCTGCGACAGCTACAGCCTCGACCATGGCTTTCTATCCTGTGGGGTGTCGTGCTCTGGTGCGCCATTGAATGGATCTGGAGCCGGGGAGTGCTCTACTGGTCAGCGATCGCCTATAGCCAAAGCCCCTATAATCTACTGCTGCTGCACCTCGGTCAGATCTCTGGCCCCTGGACAATCACCGCTGTGCTCGTCGGCGTCAACGGTGCGCTGGCCTACGCAGTCATCGCTTGGCGATCGCCCCATTCCCGTCCCGCTGCACGAACCTATGGACTAGGAGCGATCGCCCTCCTGATCAGCGCCCACCTGATCGGCGGCTGGCTTTATATCCAACCCCTTCAGGATGACCCCGCCGCTGCCCTGAAGGTGGGCATCATTCAAGGCAATATTCCCAATACCATCAAGCTCTACGACGAAGGGTGGCGACGGGCGATCGAAGGCTACACCACAGGCTATGAAACCCTATCCGAGCAGGGGGTTGATGTGGTGTTGACCCCAGAAACTGCCCTGCCCACCGTCTGGACAAGTCCACGGCATACTCGCACCTCGCTTTACCAAGCCGTGGTGAAACAGCAAACTCCCATCTGGCTAGGAGCTTTCGGCGGAGAGGGAGGCGACATTGCCAATAGCTTGTTTACCGTCTTGGGAGATGGACGTACCTACAGTGAATATCGCAAGGCGCGGCTGGTGCCCTTAGGCGAATACATTCCCTTCGAGCGCTGGCTCGGGGGACTCATTAACCGGCTATCGCCCCTTGATGCTCGCATGATCGCTGGCGATATACGCCCCAGATTCGAGACCCCCTGGGGACTGATGACGGTTGGCATTTGCTACGAATCAGCCTTTCCCCAGCACTTTCAGCAGCAGACGGCCCAAGGCGGTCAATTAATTCTCACAGCCTCTAACAATGCTCACTATGCAGAATCGATGCCGACCCAGCATCATGCTCAAGACGTGATGCGAGCCATCGAAAGCGATCGCTGGGCCGTACGAGCTACCAACACCGGCTACTCTGGCATCGTCGATGCCCATGGTCATACCCTCTGGATGTCTGACATCAACACCTATGAACTCCATGCCCACACCGTCTACCGCCGCCAAACCCGAACCCTCTACGTGCGCTGGGGCAACTGGCTGACGCCGGTCTTAGGTCTGGGAGCGATCGCCCTTTCTTTATGGGATCTGGGGAACCGGACGCGATTGCCCTTTAGATTTTAG